The nucleotide window GCATTAGACGAGCAAGTTCGTGCACACGAAGTAGCTGGTTTAGTAACAAAATATGAGCACTGGGAATTCCTTGGTGCGGTGCTTGATGACGACGGCGTATGTCGCGGTATCGTAGCGCAAGACTTAGTAAAAGAAGAAATCCGCGCGTTCCGCGGTGATGCTGTTATTATGGCAACTGGTGGTCCTGGTATTATCTTCGGTAAAACAACAAACTCTGTTATTAACACAGGTTCTGCGGCTTCAATCGTTTACCAACAAGGTGCTTCATATGCAAACGGTGAATTTATTCAAATCCACCCAACAGCGATTCCTGGCGATGATAAAAACCGCTTAATGTCTGAATCTGCTCGTGGTGAAGGTGGACGTGTTTGGACTTATAAAGATGGTAAGCCTTGGTACTTCCTAGAAGAAAAATATCCAGCATATGGTAACCTAGTACCACGTGATATTGCAACACGTGAAATTTTTGATGTGTGCGTTAACCAAAAGCTTGGTATTAACGGCGAAAACATGGTGTATCTAGACCTTTCTCATAAAGATCCACATGAGTTAGATATTAAGCTTGGTGGTATCATTGAAATTTACGAGAAATTCGTAGGGGATGACCCACGCAAATTACCAATGAAAATCTTCCCAGCAGTTCACTATTCAATGGGTGGCTTATGGGTAGACTACGATCAAATGACAGAAATTCCTGGCTTATTTGCAGCTGGTGAATGTGACTTCTCACAACATGGTGCAAACCGTTTAGGTGCGAACTCACTATTATCAGCAATTTACGGTGGTATGGTTGCAGGACCAAATGCTGTAGAATATGTAAAAGGTCTGAAAAAGCATGCGGAAGATTTACCAGAAACAATCTACGATGCACGTGTAAAAGAAGAAACAGAGAAGTGGGAAGCAATCCTGAAAATGGATGGCACAGAAAATGCCTACTTATTGCATAAAGAGCTTGGTGAGTGGATGACTGACAACATGACAGTTGTACGTCATAACGATCGCTTGGAAAAAACTTACGAGAAATTAACAGAGCTACAA belongs to Lysinibacillus louembei and includes:
- the sdhA gene encoding succinate dehydrogenase flavoprotein subunit; this encodes MAKSKIIVVGGGLAGLMATIKAAEAGTQVELFSLVPVKRSHSVCAQGGINGAVNTKGEGDSPWIHFDDTVYGGDFLANQPPVKAMCDAAPGIIHLMDRMGVMFNRTPEGLLDFRRFGGTLMHRTAFAGATTGQQLLYALDEQVRAHEVAGLVTKYEHWEFLGAVLDDDGVCRGIVAQDLVKEEIRAFRGDAVIMATGGPGIIFGKTTNSVINTGSAASIVYQQGASYANGEFIQIHPTAIPGDDKNRLMSESARGEGGRVWTYKDGKPWYFLEEKYPAYGNLVPRDIATREIFDVCVNQKLGINGENMVYLDLSHKDPHELDIKLGGIIEIYEKFVGDDPRKLPMKIFPAVHYSMGGLWVDYDQMTEIPGLFAAGECDFSQHGANRLGANSLLSAIYGGMVAGPNAVEYVKGLKKHAEDLPETIYDARVKEETEKWEAILKMDGTENAYLLHKELGEWMTDNMTVVRHNDRLEKTYEKLTELQQRWEKINIHDTQKWSNQGAHFTRQLKNMLYLAKVMTKGALLRNESRGAHYKPDFPNRDDENFLKTTMAKFDPATGEPIISYGEVDVSLIPPRTRDYSSKGDN